Proteins encoded within one genomic window of Amycolatopsis nigrescens CSC17Ta-90:
- the alc gene encoding allantoicase yields MEGNLSKADRPEWTDLPDLASRRFGGTVMWATDELFAEKENLINAWPPAHRAETFGPRGQVYDGWETRRHREAGDDQAIVRLGMPGVIAGVLVDTAFFKGNYPPFVSVEGCAVQGYPNADELAGADWRPLVSRAPVTGHSENFFAVESAEGCTHVRLTMHPDGGVARLRVHGEVIPDPRLLDPGALDLAALENGATCTGCSDMFYSSPNNLLAPGLAAHQAEGWETARRRDDGNDWATIRLAGPGLLRFADLDTSNLKGNAPGWASLSGRDSRASDDSWFELLPRTRLQPDTRHRFVLPESREVTDVRLDIYPDGGLARLRLHGALTDHGAAALTTRFHHHFA; encoded by the coding sequence ATGGAGGGAAATTTGTCGAAGGCTGACCGTCCGGAGTGGACCGACCTGCCGGATCTGGCCTCGCGCCGGTTCGGCGGGACGGTGATGTGGGCGACCGACGAGCTGTTCGCGGAGAAGGAGAACCTGATCAACGCGTGGCCGCCCGCGCATCGCGCGGAGACCTTCGGGCCGCGGGGACAGGTCTACGACGGCTGGGAGACCCGGCGGCACCGCGAGGCGGGGGACGACCAGGCGATCGTGCGCCTCGGCATGCCGGGCGTGATCGCCGGAGTGCTGGTGGACACCGCTTTCTTCAAGGGCAATTACCCGCCGTTCGTCTCGGTCGAGGGCTGCGCGGTCCAGGGCTATCCGAACGCGGACGAGCTGGCCGGGGCGGACTGGCGGCCGCTGGTGTCCAGGGCGCCGGTCACCGGGCACAGCGAGAACTTCTTCGCGGTCGAGTCCGCCGAGGGCTGCACCCACGTCCGGCTGACCATGCACCCGGACGGCGGGGTCGCCAGGCTGCGCGTGCACGGCGAGGTGATCCCGGACCCCCGGCTGCTCGACCCCGGCGCGCTCGACCTCGCCGCGCTGGAGAACGGCGCCACCTGCACCGGATGCAGCGACATGTTCTACTCCTCGCCCAACAACCTGCTCGCGCCGGGACTGGCCGCGCATCAGGCGGAGGGCTGGGAGACCGCCCGTCGCCGCGACGACGGCAACGACTGGGCCACTATCCGGCTCGCCGGTCCCGGCCTGCTCCGCTTCGCCGACCTGGACACCAGCAACCTGAAGGGCAACGCGCCCGGCTGGGCGTCGCTGAGCGGCCGCGACTCGCGGGCTTCCGACGATTCGTGGTTCGAGCTGCTGCCGCGCACCCGGCTCCAGCCCGACACCCGGCACCGCTTCGTGCTGCCCGAGTCGCGTGAGGTGACCGACGTCCGCCTCGACATCTACCCGGACGGCGGCCTGGCCCGCCTTCGCCTGCACGGCGCCCTCACCGACCACGGCGCCGCCGCCCTCACTACCCGTTTCCACCACCATTTCGCCTAG
- a CDS encoding CoA-binding protein → MSWTAPTARERLGLLSRSESVTLVGASANPARPSYFVATYLLSSSKYRVNFVNPRLTELLGQPVYPSVAEVPGGVDLVSVFRKHSDLPDVAEEVIAAGARTLWLQLGLWHEPVAERATEAGLDMVMDRCVKIEHARFAGGLHLAGFNTGVISSKRQSRP, encoded by the coding sequence TTGAGCTGGACGGCACCCACCGCGCGCGAACGGCTCGGCCTGTTGTCCAGGTCGGAGTCGGTGACACTGGTCGGCGCCTCGGCCAACCCGGCGCGGCCGAGCTACTTCGTCGCGACGTACCTGCTTTCGTCGAGCAAGTACCGGGTCAACTTCGTGAACCCGCGGCTGACCGAGCTGCTCGGGCAGCCGGTTTATCCGTCGGTGGCGGAGGTGCCCGGCGGGGTGGACCTGGTCAGCGTGTTCCGCAAGCACTCGGACCTGCCCGACGTGGCCGAAGAGGTGATCGCGGCCGGAGCCAGGACGCTGTGGTTGCAGCTCGGCCTGTGGCACGAGCCGGTCGCGGAACGGGCCACCGAAGCCGGGCTGGACATGGTGATGGACCGCTGCGTGAAGATCGAGCACGCCCGCTTCGCCGGCGGCCTGCACCTGGCCGGCTTCAACACCGGCGTGATTTCCTCAAAGCGGCAGAGCAGGCCCTAG
- a CDS encoding O-acetylhomoserine aminocarboxypropyltransferase/cysteine synthase family protein, with amino-acid sequence MSERSWGFRTRALHAGGTPDQATGARAVPIYQTTSFVFEDAADAANLFALQKYGNVYSRIGNPTVAAFEERLASLEGGIGGVATGSGQAAEFLTFSALAEAGQHIVSASGLYGGTVTQLDGTLRRFGVETTFVSGDVDNYAAAITDRTRLIFTEVIGNPGGGIADLAGLADLAHAHDLPLVVDATLATPYLCRPIEHGADIVLHSATKFLGGHGTTLGGIVVESGKFNWGNGKFPRMTEAVPSYGGLKYWENFGEYAFCTRLRAEQLRDIGAVLSPHSAFLLLQGVETLPQRMDAHVANAQAVAEYLAADRRVAWVNYAGLPWHPDHERAKRYLPAGPGAVFAFGVNGGRAAGEKFVESVELLSHLANVGDARTLVIHPASTTHQQLSDEQLRAGGVGPDLIRLSVGLEDLDDILWDLDQALDQAVAA; translated from the coding sequence ATGAGTGAGCGCAGCTGGGGCTTCCGCACCCGTGCCCTGCACGCCGGAGGAACGCCCGACCAGGCGACCGGGGCCAGGGCGGTGCCGATCTACCAGACCACCAGCTTCGTCTTCGAGGACGCGGCGGACGCGGCCAACCTGTTCGCCCTGCAGAAGTACGGCAACGTCTACAGCCGGATCGGCAACCCGACCGTGGCGGCCTTCGAAGAGCGGCTGGCCAGCCTCGAAGGCGGCATCGGCGGGGTGGCCACCGGCAGCGGCCAGGCCGCCGAGTTCCTCACCTTCTCCGCGCTGGCCGAAGCCGGGCAGCACATCGTCTCGGCCAGCGGGCTCTACGGCGGCACCGTCACCCAGCTGGACGGCACGCTGCGCCGGTTCGGCGTGGAGACCACCTTCGTCAGCGGCGACGTGGACAACTACGCGGCGGCGATCACCGACCGGACCCGGCTGATCTTCACCGAGGTGATCGGCAATCCCGGCGGCGGCATCGCCGACCTCGCGGGGCTGGCCGACCTGGCGCACGCGCACGACCTGCCGCTGGTGGTGGACGCCACGCTGGCCACCCCGTACCTGTGCCGTCCGATCGAGCACGGCGCGGACATCGTGCTGCATTCGGCGACCAAGTTCCTCGGCGGGCACGGCACCACTCTCGGCGGGATCGTGGTCGAGTCCGGGAAGTTCAACTGGGGCAACGGGAAGTTCCCCCGGATGACCGAGGCCGTGCCCAGCTACGGCGGGCTGAAGTACTGGGAGAACTTCGGCGAGTACGCGTTCTGCACCCGGCTGCGCGCCGAGCAGCTACGCGACATCGGCGCGGTGCTGTCCCCGCACTCGGCCTTCCTGCTGCTTCAGGGCGTGGAGACGTTGCCGCAGCGGATGGACGCGCACGTCGCCAACGCACAGGCGGTGGCCGAGTACCTGGCGGCCGACCGGCGGGTGGCCTGGGTGAACTACGCCGGGCTGCCATGGCATCCGGACCACGAGCGGGCCAAGCGGTACCTGCCCGCCGGGCCTGGCGCGGTGTTCGCCTTCGGGGTGAACGGTGGCCGTGCGGCGGGTGAGAAGTTCGTCGAGTCGGTGGAGCTGCTTTCGCACCTGGCGAACGTGGGCGACGCCAGGACGCTGGTGATCCACCCGGCGTCCACCACGCACCAGCAGCTCAGCGACGAACAGCTGCGGGCCGGTGGTGTCGGCCCGGACCTGATCCGGCTGTCCGTCGGGCTGGAGGATCTCGACGACATCCTGTGGGATCTGGACCAGGCACTGGACCAGGCGGTGGCGGCTTGA
- a CDS encoding (2Fe-2S)-binding protein → MTSVDEPAVRITDPVWLRNRIGLAAKLYGCAPAEVLGTIWWYSASSVLVAPALESLVGTGVAMDPSLEAVTLETVADGRFTGARSSRPLTRDLAELGKAFEGALEPAIATIAAVSGARVPALRAIATDSLANRLLWAGMAAGDPERGTALAGPLIAAIGPRMPRPRYVRVGASFAVRRASCCLIYQATGGDKCTSCPRQPPDERERRLRAALGA, encoded by the coding sequence GTGACGAGCGTCGACGAGCCTGCCGTGCGGATCACCGACCCGGTCTGGCTGCGGAACAGGATCGGCCTTGCCGCCAAGCTTTACGGCTGCGCGCCGGCGGAGGTGCTCGGCACGATCTGGTGGTACTCGGCGTCCTCGGTGCTGGTGGCGCCCGCGCTGGAGTCGCTGGTGGGCACCGGCGTCGCGATGGACCCGTCGCTGGAAGCCGTCACGCTCGAAACGGTGGCAGACGGCCGGTTCACCGGTGCCCGTTCGTCCCGGCCGCTCACCCGTGACCTGGCCGAGCTGGGCAAGGCCTTCGAAGGCGCGCTGGAACCCGCGATCGCCACCATCGCGGCGGTGAGCGGCGCGCGGGTGCCGGCGCTGCGGGCGATCGCCACCGACTCGCTGGCCAACCGGCTGCTCTGGGCCGGGATGGCGGCCGGGGACCCGGAGCGCGGCACCGCACTGGCCGGGCCGCTGATCGCCGCGATCGGGCCGCGGATGCCACGACCGCGTTACGTCCGGGTCGGCGCCTCGTTCGCGGTCCGCCGGGCGTCGTGCTGCCTGATCTACCAGGCCACCGGCGGGGACAAGTGCACGAGCTGCCCTCGTCAGCCGCCTGACGAGCGAGAACGCCGGCTGCGCGCCGCGCTGGGGGCGTGA
- a CDS encoding putative RNA methyltransferase: protein MSPADPASGSLPPAVIRALRCSICTEPVELNGNALQCSRRHSFDLAKQGYVNLLHAKVLAGTADTADMVAARAEFLAAGHYAPLAAELAVRAAERVRDGLVVDAGAGTGYYLARVLDELPDSSGLALDVSALALRRAARAHPRIGAAVWNLWQPWPVADDSASVLLNVFAPRNGAEFHRVLRPDGVLLVASPRPGHLAELASVVDLLAVDERKDERLDAALAGFFELTGRTECTRSLLLAPEDVRRVIRMGPSAHHLHRDGRRARLDALHEPVEVTASFQVSAFAPRRLKG from the coding sequence ATGAGCCCAGCCGACCCCGCCTCCGGATCGTTGCCGCCGGCGGTCATCAGGGCTCTCCGCTGCTCCATCTGCACCGAACCGGTCGAGCTGAACGGTAACGCTCTGCAATGTTCCCGGCGACATTCCTTCGATCTCGCGAAGCAGGGTTACGTGAACCTGCTGCACGCCAAGGTGCTCGCCGGCACCGCGGACACCGCTGACATGGTCGCGGCCAGGGCGGAGTTCCTGGCCGCCGGGCACTACGCCCCGCTGGCCGCGGAACTGGCCGTCCGCGCCGCGGAACGCGTCCGCGACGGGCTGGTGGTGGACGCCGGCGCGGGCACCGGCTACTACCTGGCGAGGGTGCTGGACGAGCTCCCCGACAGCAGCGGGCTAGCGCTGGACGTCTCCGCGCTCGCGTTGCGCCGGGCGGCCCGCGCGCATCCGCGGATCGGTGCGGCGGTGTGGAACCTCTGGCAGCCGTGGCCGGTAGCGGACGACTCGGCGAGCGTGCTGCTGAACGTGTTCGCCCCGCGCAACGGTGCCGAGTTCCACCGGGTGCTGCGGCCGGACGGGGTGCTGCTGGTGGCCTCGCCGCGGCCGGGGCACCTGGCGGAGCTGGCCTCCGTGGTGGACCTGCTGGCCGTGGACGAGCGCAAGGACGAGCGGCTGGACGCGGCGCTGGCCGGATTCTTCGAGCTCACCGGGCGGACGGAGTGCACCCGGTCGCTGCTGCTCGCGCCCGAGGACGTGCGCCGGGTGATCCGGATGGGGCCCAGCGCGCATCACCTGCACCGCGACGGCCGGCGGGCCAGGCTGGACGCGCTACACGAGCCGGTGGAGGTCACCGCGTCGTTCCAGGTATCGGCGTTCGCGCCTCGTAGGCTGAAAGGGTGA
- a CDS encoding ammonium transporter, translating to MEGNTAWLLTSAALVLLMTPGLAFFYGGMVRSKSVLNMLMMSFGAMGLIGVLWVIFGYSTAFGDDIGGGLLGNPGEALGLSGLMGGDALSGTGFVAFQAMFAVITVALISGAVADRVRFGAWLVFAGLWATIVYFPVAHWVFAFDATDEATGEVTKTGGWIANQLGALDFAGGTAVHINAGAAALALVLVLGKRVGWPKEPMKPHNLPFVMLGAGLLWFGWFGFNAGSALKADNTAGLAFINTFTATAVAMLAWLLVERLRDGHATSLGAASGIVAGLVAITPACAFVDTWGALSIGAAAGILCALAVGLKYRLGYDDSLDVVGVHLVGGLVGTLLLGLFSTSGVKEGTADGLFYGGGFTQLGKQAVAAAAVLVYSFVLAFILGWLINKTIGFRVQSEDEVTGIDEAEHAESAYEFGGSRGGRAASNSSGVAGTAKKLEGSKS from the coding sequence GTGGAAGGGAACACGGCCTGGCTGCTCACCAGTGCCGCCCTGGTGCTCTTGATGACACCGGGGCTGGCGTTCTTCTACGGGGGCATGGTCCGCTCGAAGAGCGTGCTGAACATGCTGATGATGAGCTTCGGGGCGATGGGGCTGATCGGCGTCCTCTGGGTGATCTTCGGCTACTCGACCGCGTTCGGCGACGACATCGGTGGCGGACTGCTCGGCAACCCGGGCGAAGCGCTCGGCCTCAGCGGCCTGATGGGCGGGGATGCCTTGAGCGGCACGGGTTTCGTGGCGTTCCAGGCGATGTTCGCGGTGATCACGGTCGCGCTGATCTCCGGTGCGGTGGCGGACCGGGTGCGGTTCGGCGCCTGGCTGGTGTTCGCCGGCCTGTGGGCAACCATCGTGTACTTCCCGGTCGCGCACTGGGTTTTCGCCTTCGACGCCACCGACGAAGCGACCGGTGAGGTGACCAAGACCGGCGGCTGGATCGCCAACCAGCTCGGCGCGCTCGACTTCGCCGGCGGCACCGCGGTGCACATCAACGCCGGTGCCGCGGCGCTGGCACTGGTGCTGGTGCTCGGCAAGCGGGTCGGCTGGCCCAAGGAGCCGATGAAGCCGCACAACCTGCCGTTCGTGATGCTCGGCGCCGGCCTGCTCTGGTTCGGCTGGTTCGGGTTCAACGCCGGTTCCGCGCTCAAGGCGGACAACACCGCCGGGCTGGCGTTCATCAACACCTTCACCGCCACCGCGGTCGCGATGCTGGCCTGGCTGCTGGTGGAACGGCTCCGCGATGGCCACGCCACCAGCCTCGGCGCCGCTTCGGGCATCGTGGCCGGCCTGGTCGCGATCACCCCTGCCTGTGCCTTCGTGGATACCTGGGGCGCGCTGTCGATCGGCGCCGCGGCCGGCATCCTGTGCGCGCTGGCGGTCGGCTTGAAGTACCGGCTCGGCTACGACGACTCGCTCGACGTGGTCGGCGTGCACCTGGTCGGTGGCCTGGTCGGCACCCTGCTGCTCGGCCTGTTCTCCACCAGCGGGGTGAAGGAAGGTACCGCGGACGGGTTGTTCTACGGCGGCGGTTTCACCCAGCTCGGTAAGCAGGCGGTGGCCGCCGCGGCGGTGCTGGTGTACTCCTTCGTGCTCGCGTTCATCCTCGGCTGGCTGATCAACAAGACCATCGGCTTCCGGGTGCAGAGCGAGGACGAGGTGACCGGTATCGACGAGGCCGAGCACGCGGAGTCCGCCTACGAGTTCGGCGGCAGCCGGGGCGGCCGGGCGGCTTCGAACAGCTCCGGTGTCGCCGGTACCGCCAAGAAGCTCGAGGGGAGCAAGTCATGA
- a CDS encoding P-II family nitrogen regulator — MKLITAIVKPFTLDDIRAALEQLGVLGMTVSEVQGYGRQKGHTEVYRGAEYAVDFVAKLRVEVVTDDTNVEKVIEAIVNAAHTGKIGDGKVWVTSVETVLRVRTGERGTDAL, encoded by the coding sequence ATGAAGCTCATCACCGCGATCGTCAAGCCGTTCACCCTGGACGACATCCGGGCCGCGCTGGAGCAGCTCGGTGTGCTGGGCATGACGGTGAGCGAGGTGCAGGGATACGGGCGCCAGAAGGGCCACACCGAGGTCTACCGCGGCGCGGAGTACGCGGTCGACTTCGTGGCCAAGCTGCGGGTCGAGGTGGTCACCGACGACACGAATGTGGAGAAGGTGATCGAGGCGATCGTCAACGCCGCGCACACCGGGAAGATCGGTGACGGCAAGGTGTGGGTCACCTCGGTGGAGACCGTGTTGCGGGTACGTACGGGCGAACGCGGCACGGACGCCTTATAG